Proteins found in one Triticum urartu cultivar G1812 chromosome 4, Tu2.1, whole genome shotgun sequence genomic segment:
- the LOC125553934 gene encoding uncharacterized protein LOC125553934 produces the protein MHRARTRWWRSRKFRLNVDVHCVVRGLQYIVRVQVWSGRSGKNPGRERRRRRHGRFGRSIRRPSTIATSDAMSKTWSTATKTVPAASEPAQITGVAVVAAKSTNTMATATALSASTAATNKVREEGQETTRHPLTFSFLSFWLFFPATVAGVICLCVLWAETSVDNV, from the coding sequence ATGCACCGGGCACGGACGCGGTGGTGGAGGAGCCGCAAGTTCCGGCTCAACGTCGACGTCCACTGCGTCGTCCGCGGGCTCCAGTACATCGTTCGCGTACAGGTTTGGAGCGGCCGGTCCGGCAAGAATCCAGGCCGGGagcggcgccgccgccggcatgGCCGGTTCGGGCGGAGCATTAGAAGGCCCAGCACCATCGCGACCTCGGACGCCATGTCCAAGACGTGGTCCACGGCGACGAAAACCGTTCCGGCGGCCTCCGAACCGGCGCAGATCACGGGCGTGGCGGTTGTGGCGGCGAAGTCCACCAACACCATGGCGACGGCGACGGCCCTGTCGGCGTCTACCGCCGCTACGAACAAGGTGCGGGAAGAAGGACAGGAGACCACGAGGCATCCTCTCACCTTTTCCTTTCTTTCCTTCTGGCTCTTTTTTCCGGCGACTGTCGCCGGCGTGATTTGCCTATGCGTGCTCTGGGCAGAGACAAGTGTTGATAACGTGTGA